Proteins encoded by one window of Cyclobacteriaceae bacterium:
- a CDS encoding glycosyl hydrolase, translated as MLRSFAQVDDNASEKTIILYNNLKAIQNSNYFLFGQEFFNSFKFSSGSAHGDETYSDSHEVTGAYPAVLGSDFHYYLDKSDTERGYHTDAVKWAYQQGLVVTFDWHISARNTSSYTCDGSPVNLAKNIATGNTNGDRDWYLAELDKVVDIINNDLVVNGENIPIVFRPLHEMNGNWFWWGANCSGFTPAEYKALFQLTVKYIKERTTSVLFCWSPNSPVNSTVITNYYPGDEYVDVLGLDMYEITANPFRQYIAAIVDYAQTHGKIAVLSETGYRNDTGNGETAAKYWNDTVLPAIVNDTSGKALNIAWVLTWINASWSHPYVPHAASTTAAKQSFSNFKNSKHVMFSDEIENIYQPLLILSNEENFNADNVHVKLIPDRHQIVVEFKEFYSPTWVSIFDLSGKKLIEEKTDKQEIIFSTERLLIKPAVYIIKVANANKTVVQKLLIR; from the coding sequence ATGCTGCGTTCATTTGCTCAAGTAGATGATAACGCATCAGAAAAAACAATTATCCTGTACAATAATCTCAAGGCCATTCAAAACAGCAATTACTTTCTATTCGGACAAGAGTTTTTTAACAGTTTCAAGTTTAGTTCCGGTAGTGCACATGGTGATGAAACCTATTCCGATAGTCATGAAGTAACCGGAGCCTACCCTGCCGTGCTTGGGTCAGACTTCCATTACTATCTTGACAAGAGCGACACAGAAAGAGGCTACCACACCGATGCAGTAAAATGGGCTTACCAACAAGGGCTTGTTGTTACTTTTGACTGGCACATTAGCGCCCGAAACACCTCATCGTACACCTGCGATGGATCACCTGTTAATCTGGCTAAGAATATTGCCACTGGAAATACAAATGGCGATCGCGATTGGTACCTCGCTGAATTGGATAAGGTGGTCGACATCATTAACAACGATTTGGTCGTGAACGGTGAGAACATACCCATTGTATTCAGGCCACTGCATGAAATGAATGGCAATTGGTTTTGGTGGGGCGCCAACTGTTCAGGATTTACCCCTGCTGAGTACAAAGCTCTCTTTCAACTAACAGTCAAATATATTAAAGAAAGAACAACAAGTGTTTTATTCTGTTGGTCGCCCAATAGTCCGGTTAACAGTACGGTAATCACGAATTATTACCCTGGCGATGAATATGTAGATGTACTTGGCCTGGATATGTATGAAATTACAGCGAACCCTTTTCGTCAATATATAGCAGCTATTGTAGACTATGCCCAGACACACGGTAAAATTGCGGTGTTGAGTGAAACCGGATATCGAAACGATACAGGAAACGGAGAAACTGCCGCTAAGTATTGGAACGATACCGTGCTGCCGGCTATTGTAAATGATACATCCGGAAAGGCATTAAATATTGCATGGGTATTGACGTGGATTAACGCCAGTTGGTCGCATCCCTATGTGCCACATGCCGCCAGTACAACAGCGGCCAAACAAAGCTTCAGCAATTTTAAAAACTCAAAACATGTGATGTTTAGCGATGAGATTGAAAACATATATCAGCCTCTACTCATCCTGTCAAACGAAGAAAATTTTAACGCGGATAACGTGCATGTGAAGCTTATCCCGGACCGGCATCAGATTGTTGTTGAGTTTAAAGAATTCTACTCACCAACATGGGTCAGTATTTTTGATCTGTCCGGAAAGAAATTAATCGAAGAAAAAACAGACAAACAGGAAATTATCTTTTCAACGGAACGACTGTTGATAAAACCAGCAGTTTATATCATTAAGGTTGCAAACGCAAACAAAACCGTAGTTCAGAAATTATTGATACGATAA
- a CDS encoding glycoside hydrolase family 30 beta sandwich domain-containing protein, producing MKISKLVISACCLLVITILFSCSSETPEAKEPDVDPVSDSIALTINLTNKKQEMIGFGGALTWYSNWLTSNTKVNEIADLMFTDLGIDIIRFKTWYYPDNYPSNKEVSNMSNNGDNDYAKAHWDATNQLYTLAKQRNPNVKVLLSSWGPPISLKDNNKLREGTLKKNENGFMYDEFAEYWNNLLDYTPFNPDYISIQNEPTYTNSNWTTCKWSISETAALPGYNTALNKVYDKIKNRANVPLLIGPESQDIPTYSPFVNVLKDNPNCAMFGWHPYNINSTTSAASITASLNNVASLSSKPNMMTEFSDNLSWFNTALFIQESLTRANTSAYIYWKLMWATPTSGEDAAMISTGSSPTSPYQVTPYYHLIKHFSKNIDAGYHRVETTTATTPASNLVTSAFVSPDNTKVTIVVINNGTSNAKVHFIAEGKTATGISVVQSKEGSYYTSVTTTSPSKSIILPGKTITTVVLDL from the coding sequence ATGAAAATTTCCAAGCTAGTTATCAGTGCGTGTTGCTTACTTGTCATAACCATTTTATTCTCTTGTAGTAGCGAAACACCTGAAGCAAAAGAACCCGATGTGGATCCGGTTTCAGATAGTATTGCATTAACCATAAACCTGACCAACAAAAAGCAGGAAATGATCGGCTTTGGAGGCGCGCTTACCTGGTACAGTAATTGGCTTACCTCCAATACCAAGGTAAATGAAATTGCCGACCTGATGTTTACTGATTTGGGTATTGATATTATCCGTTTCAAAACATGGTACTATCCTGACAACTATCCCTCCAACAAGGAAGTAAGCAATATGTCTAACAACGGAGACAATGATTATGCAAAAGCGCATTGGGATGCAACCAATCAGTTATACACACTGGCAAAGCAACGAAACCCCAACGTAAAGGTTCTGCTATCATCATGGGGACCACCAATATCCTTGAAAGACAATAATAAATTAAGAGAAGGTACCCTTAAGAAAAATGAAAATGGCTTTATGTACGATGAGTTCGCAGAATACTGGAACAATCTGTTGGACTACACCCCCTTTAACCCTGACTATATCAGCATCCAGAATGAACCCACCTACACCAATTCAAACTGGACAACCTGTAAGTGGTCCATTTCTGAAACCGCAGCATTACCGGGATACAATACGGCCCTCAATAAAGTATATGATAAGATAAAAAACCGTGCGAATGTACCGCTATTGATTGGACCCGAGTCGCAAGACATACCTACGTATAGCCCATTTGTGAATGTCTTGAAAGACAATCCGAATTGCGCCATGTTTGGCTGGCATCCTTATAACATTAACTCAACCACTTCGGCCGCATCCATTACTGCATCACTCAACAACGTAGCCAGCCTTTCATCAAAGCCCAATATGATGACCGAGTTCTCTGATAACCTTTCATGGTTCAATACAGCCTTGTTTATTCAGGAGTCTTTAACTCGCGCCAACACTTCGGCTTACATTTATTGGAAACTCATGTGGGCCACACCCACTTCAGGCGAAGATGCAGCTATGATCAGTACCGGATCAAGTCCAACTTCACCGTACCAGGTAACACCCTACTATCATCTCATCAAGCACTTCTCAAAAAATATCGATGCAGGCTACCATCGGGTAGAAACAACAACGGCTACCACTCCTGCCTCAAATTTAGTTACGTCAGCATTTGTAAGTCCTGATAACACGAAAGTCACCATCGTTGTAATTAATAACGGCACATCGAATGCTAAAGTGCATTTTATTGCCGAAGGTAAAACGGCTACCGGTATTAGCGTGGTTCAAAGCAAGGAAGGAAGCTACTACACATCGGTAACAACTACATCTCCTTCAAAATCGATAATCCTTCCGGGTAAAACCATAACTACGGTGGTGCTTGATCTATAG
- a CDS encoding two-component regulator propeller domain-containing protein → MKRNTAANRRSSALLLWMSILVIVLIPFISQAQPEDLHKKKLVFDQLQEELSLSQSSINCILQDSEGYLWIGTWSGLIRYDGYTTTVFHSENQPGKLQSNKILTLYEDQSGFLWIGTHMGGLFRYNKNNTTFEKFANDELDPSSLSNNNIRAIQEDAAGNLWIGTENGINILKKDGSGFSHINTKTSPTLTHDYITSLHKSANNEMWIGTVYGLNKLQSGDDRYVFKNYLFDKEPENHGLHNHIYDIASLPTENGTGIWLTTKKGLKALINGQLNSYSVPNKPASYSLFSSLQVVPGDRPYLIAGSESGISFFDVAAMQFDERIQTGWNEMNLSHGSVTSLYIDRGGVLWVGTKKGINKFDSYTKEFESFTVAQFDKTKSIITGIQLSATGGYWISTIGGGLYKFDGNNSFTKYKIIAPEENTFTEFVQTLYSDGKGSVWVGTAGAGVYHFNEHQLTTPEITSYNHYSTETNPILKDNYIMAITSDGRDNVLIGTWSGGLYKILQHGDVIRYEDPRLSTAPNVILYVDRSGTTWVGTRGNGFFSIKEDGVELKVEHYKRSETNSINDNFINCIYEDHAGIFWLATDGGLSSFDRRRNIFEHYKIEGGPSNDVIVSILEDSQGKLWLAHWNGLTVVDPSDETWTRNYDRNDHIMGGFYYNNVCTKGIEGELLFAGSEGFNRIDTKKIIQRPENSPLAITQFELFGKDVAYGEEVNGRTLLNEPLRNNSIIELKHFENSIAFEFASLDFAAPPKIRYAYMLEGFNDTWSYTESDRRFANYTNLNPGTYTFKVKASGIDGTWQEKYSQLTLIIHPPWWKTYWAAVLYVLLGFVALYIFRKFILLRANLLHDIKLERLQRENLEKLNKAKLDFFTNISHEFRTPLTLILGPAQSLLESGELSKQGRNDVASISDNSQRLLRLVNQLLDFRKAESGNLDLKVSEGNMVRFVREIKLSFDSLAEQMQINFRMESTHENIKVWFDRDQFEKILFNLLSNAFKHTPQGGRIVLEVNDVGNHVEIIVKDSGRGIRQEHFEQIFQTFFSYDEDRQHTGTGIGLALSKSLIDMHHGTLQVESKEGEYTHFKITLKKGKDHFTHEEIQPWSDDLESMDHYPSLIDAEWSSIVYEESNEKSDRSKSSLPKLLIVEDVGAVRAYIKSIFNKNYTVIEATQGEEGWDKALNNIPDIIISDVMMPVMDGITLCKRLKSDKRTSHIPLILLTARTSLIFKVEGLETGADEYLTKPFNPRVLELKARNLLQLRARLHEAFKNSQVLNIEPKKVTLNSADELFIQQVLESIENNMPNAEYTIEHLCHDVAMSRMQLYRKLKALTGLSANEFIRCMRLKRAAQLLEQQQLTIAEVTYEVGFTDLPYFRECFKKMFGVTPSEYAQRNMMEK, encoded by the coding sequence ATGAAACGGAATACAGCAGCGAATAGAAGAAGTAGCGCCCTCCTGCTATGGATGAGCATCCTGGTGATTGTGTTAATTCCGTTTATCAGCCAGGCTCAACCCGAAGATTTACACAAGAAAAAACTCGTATTTGATCAGCTGCAGGAAGAGTTAAGCTTATCACAAAGTTCAATCAATTGTATCTTACAGGACAGCGAAGGATACCTCTGGATCGGTACCTGGTCAGGATTGATTCGCTATGATGGATATACAACCACCGTGTTTCACTCCGAAAATCAACCCGGAAAATTACAAAGCAATAAGATACTTACGCTATACGAAGATCAATCCGGATTTCTGTGGATAGGCACACATATGGGCGGCCTTTTCCGGTATAACAAAAACAATACTACGTTTGAAAAATTTGCAAACGATGAGCTTGATCCATCCAGTCTAAGCAACAATAATATCCGCGCCATACAGGAAGATGCTGCAGGCAATTTGTGGATTGGAACTGAAAATGGAATCAACATTCTTAAAAAAGATGGCTCAGGTTTTTCACACATCAATACTAAAACCTCCCCTACGCTTACTCACGACTATATTACATCATTACACAAGTCAGCCAACAACGAAATGTGGATTGGCACAGTCTACGGACTCAATAAATTACAAAGTGGCGATGACCGTTATGTGTTTAAAAACTACCTGTTCGATAAGGAACCGGAAAACCATGGGTTACATAACCACATTTATGATATCGCAAGTCTTCCTACTGAAAATGGTACCGGCATTTGGCTAACAACCAAAAAAGGACTTAAGGCGCTTATTAATGGACAGCTTAACAGCTATAGCGTCCCTAACAAACCCGCAAGTTACAGTTTGTTTAGCAGTCTTCAGGTTGTTCCGGGCGACCGCCCCTACCTGATAGCGGGTTCTGAGTCTGGAATTTCATTCTTCGATGTAGCGGCCATGCAATTTGATGAACGCATTCAAACCGGTTGGAACGAAATGAATTTAAGCCACGGTTCTGTCACATCGTTATATATTGATCGTGGTGGTGTATTGTGGGTGGGTACAAAAAAGGGTATCAATAAATTTGACTCGTACACTAAAGAATTTGAGTCGTTTACTGTTGCCCAGTTCGATAAAACCAAAAGTATTATTACAGGCATTCAACTATCCGCTACTGGAGGGTATTGGATATCTACCATTGGTGGAGGGCTTTATAAGTTTGATGGAAATAATTCCTTCACAAAGTATAAGATTATCGCACCGGAAGAAAATACCTTCACCGAGTTTGTTCAAACCCTGTACTCTGATGGAAAGGGAAGTGTATGGGTGGGCACCGCTGGCGCTGGCGTTTATCACTTCAATGAACATCAGCTTACCACACCAGAGATCACTTCTTACAATCATTATTCAACTGAAACCAATCCTATATTAAAGGATAATTACATCATGGCCATAACAAGCGATGGACGTGACAATGTATTGATTGGAACATGGAGCGGTGGCTTATATAAGATTCTGCAACATGGTGATGTTATTCGCTATGAAGATCCGCGGCTGTCAACCGCACCTAATGTGATCCTATATGTTGACCGGTCGGGCACAACCTGGGTAGGCACCCGCGGCAATGGTTTCTTCAGCATTAAAGAAGACGGAGTAGAGCTAAAAGTAGAACACTATAAACGATCGGAGACAAATAGCATCAACGATAATTTCATCAACTGCATATATGAAGATCATGCCGGAATTTTTTGGCTGGCAACCGATGGCGGATTAAGTTCCTTTGACAGAAGGCGTAACATCTTTGAGCATTACAAAATTGAGGGAGGCCCCAGTAACGATGTTATTGTGAGCATCCTGGAGGATAGTCAGGGAAAATTATGGCTTGCCCACTGGAATGGCTTGACCGTAGTTGACCCTTCAGATGAAACCTGGACACGAAACTATGATCGAAACGATCATATCATGGGCGGTTTCTACTATAATAATGTTTGTACCAAAGGCATAGAGGGAGAGCTGCTGTTTGCAGGTTCGGAAGGTTTTAACCGGATTGACACAAAAAAAATAATTCAACGACCTGAAAATTCTCCTTTAGCCATTACCCAGTTTGAATTATTTGGAAAAGACGTTGCCTATGGAGAAGAAGTAAACGGCCGAACACTGTTAAACGAACCGCTTCGCAATAACTCCATCATTGAATTGAAGCATTTCGAAAACTCCATTGCCTTCGAGTTTGCCTCGCTCGATTTTGCAGCTCCTCCTAAAATCCGGTATGCGTATATGCTGGAAGGATTTAACGATACCTGGAGTTACACAGAAAGTGATAGAAGGTTTGCCAACTATACCAACCTGAACCCCGGTACCTACACGTTTAAGGTAAAGGCATCCGGCATAGACGGTACCTGGCAGGAAAAGTACAGTCAGCTCACGCTTATCATTCATCCGCCTTGGTGGAAAACATACTGGGCAGCCGTATTATATGTATTGCTCGGATTTGTAGCCCTGTACATTTTCAGAAAATTCATTCTGCTACGTGCCAACTTGCTTCACGACATAAAACTTGAACGCTTACAACGCGAAAACCTGGAAAAGTTAAACAAAGCCAAACTCGATTTCTTTACGAATATTTCTCACGAGTTCCGTACACCACTTACCCTTATACTCGGGCCGGCACAATCACTTTTAGAATCGGGAGAGTTAAGCAAGCAGGGAAGAAACGATGTTGCCAGTATCAGCGACAATTCGCAACGCTTGCTAAGGCTTGTTAATCAACTGCTAGATTTCAGAAAAGCCGAATCAGGAAACCTTGACCTGAAAGTATCTGAAGGCAACATGGTGAGGTTTGTGCGTGAAATCAAACTTTCATTTGATTCGCTAGCTGAACAGATGCAGATCAATTTCCGCATGGAATCTACCCATGAAAATATTAAGGTGTGGTTTGATCGCGATCAATTTGAAAAAATCCTGTTCAACCTGTTATCCAATGCATTTAAACACACTCCGCAAGGCGGAAGAATCGTGCTTGAGGTGAATGACGTGGGTAACCATGTGGAGATTATCGTAAAAGACTCCGGTAGAGGCATCCGCCAGGAACACTTCGAACAAATTTTTCAAACCTTTTTCAGTTATGATGAAGACCGGCAACATACCGGAACAGGCATAGGACTTGCACTTTCAAAAAGCCTGATCGATATGCACCACGGAACCCTTCAGGTTGAAAGTAAGGAAGGGGAATACACACATTTTAAGATCACCTTAAAGAAAGGAAAAGACCACTTCACTCATGAAGAAATTCAACCCTGGTCAGATGACCTGGAATCCATGGACCACTACCCTTCGCTGATTGATGCGGAATGGAGCTCCATCGTTTACGAGGAGTCAAATGAAAAGAGCGACAGAAGCAAATCGTCCTTACCGAAACTGTTGATCGTGGAAGATGTTGGCGCTGTACGCGCGTACATTAAATCGATTTTTAATAAAAATTATACAGTTATAGAAGCCACACAAGGTGAAGAAGGATGGGATAAGGCGTTGAACAACATCCCCGATATTATTATCAGCGATGTAATGATGCCGGTTATGGATGGCATTACGTTATGTAAGCGACTAAAATCTGACAAACGAACATCACACATTCCACTTATTTTGCTTACTGCGCGTACCTCCTTGATTTTTAAAGTGGAAGGGCTTGAAACGGGGGCTGATGAATACCTGACAAAGCCATTCAACCCCAGGGTGCTGGAGTTAAAAGCGAGAAACCTGCTTCAACTTCGTGCTCGCTTGCACGAAGCCTTTAAGAACAGCCAGGTACTTAACATTGAACCTAAAAAAGTAACACTCAACTCAGCAGACGAATTATTCATACAACAAGTGCTGGAGAGCATAGAAAACAACATGCCTAATGCTGAGTACACCATAGAACATCTTTGCCATGATGTTGCCATGAGCCGCATGCAGCTATACCGAAAACTAAAAGCACTCACAGGCCTTTCTGCCAATGAGTTTATTCGTTGCATGCGCTTGAAACGTGCTGCACAACTGTTGGAACAACAACAGCTTACCATAGCAGAAGTGACCTACGAAGTTGGATTTACAGATCTCCCCTACTTCCGTGAATGTTTTAAGAAAATGTTTGGCGTTACACCTTCAGAATATGCCCAACGAAACATGATGGAGAAATAA
- a CDS encoding sialate O-acetylesterase gives MKCSLRIVLFVILIADVSAAKANVILPSLFSDHMVLQQNTTVTIWGWAKALEEVKITVSWNTAKEYKKVTDVTSHWSFNIETPKAGGPYQITIQGYNTIVIDDVLIGEVWLGSGQSNMEWTPAMKIDGGEDEKLKANYPQLRFFTVLPWADPTPQKYVAGKWVVCTPESMYYFSALMYFFGREIHSKVNAPVGLICSAWGGSPAEAWMPESIFESDNILKASANSLTPVRWSPIEPARLYNTMVHPLIPYKIKGALWYQGEANTSNANHYQRTLTALINSWRASWGYDFPFYIVQIAPWSGYGKDNVSGAVVRDQQRKVTESVPNTGLVVVSDIGDLEDIHPRNKIDVGKRLVAWALHHDYGFTIPFSGPLYQSYEIKNGKVIIHFRHSEGGLLAKGGVLSEFELYDGKQWLSASAKINGATVVLNTKPLQTVKGFRFAYKNDSNPNLFNKANLPASCFEVLIDK, from the coding sequence ATGAAATGTAGCCTAAGAATCGTTCTGTTTGTTATCCTCATAGCTGATGTCAGTGCAGCAAAAGCGAATGTCATTCTACCATCCCTTTTCAGCGATCACATGGTGCTGCAACAAAATACCACCGTTACCATTTGGGGATGGGCCAAGGCGCTGGAAGAAGTAAAAATTACAGTAAGCTGGAATACAGCCAAAGAATACAAGAAAGTGACGGATGTTACCTCCCACTGGAGTTTCAATATTGAAACCCCAAAAGCCGGAGGCCCCTATCAGATTACCATACAAGGGTATAACACCATTGTTATCGATGATGTACTTATTGGTGAAGTGTGGTTGGGCAGTGGTCAATCTAACATGGAGTGGACGCCAGCCATGAAAATTGATGGTGGTGAAGATGAAAAATTGAAAGCCAATTATCCGCAGCTACGGTTTTTTACAGTTCTGCCCTGGGCTGATCCAACACCACAAAAGTATGTGGCCGGAAAATGGGTGGTGTGTACTCCGGAAAGTATGTACTACTTCAGCGCGTTGATGTATTTTTTCGGAAGGGAAATTCATTCCAAAGTAAATGCTCCAGTCGGACTTATCTGTTCAGCTTGGGGTGGTTCACCTGCTGAAGCGTGGATGCCTGAATCCATTTTTGAAAGTGACAACATCTTAAAAGCAAGCGCCAATTCATTAACGCCTGTCAGGTGGAGCCCGATTGAACCGGCACGTTTGTACAACACTATGGTCCATCCTCTAATTCCTTACAAGATCAAGGGCGCATTGTGGTATCAAGGTGAAGCAAACACAAGCAATGCTAACCACTACCAACGAACACTAACAGCGCTGATTAACAGTTGGCGCGCGTCATGGGGCTACGACTTTCCATTCTACATCGTCCAGATAGCCCCATGGTCGGGTTATGGTAAGGATAATGTTTCGGGAGCTGTTGTACGGGATCAACAACGAAAAGTAACGGAGTCAGTTCCTAATACCGGGTTGGTAGTTGTATCCGATATTGGCGATCTGGAAGACATCCATCCCCGAAACAAAATCGATGTGGGAAAAAGATTGGTGGCATGGGCACTTCATCATGATTATGGATTTACCATTCCATTTTCAGGGCCGCTGTATCAATCGTATGAAATAAAAAATGGTAAGGTAATTATTCATTTCAGGCACAGCGAAGGAGGATTGTTAGCCAAAGGTGGCGTGTTAAGCGAGTTTGAGCTCTACGATGGGAAACAGTGGCTTTCTGCTTCTGCTAAAATCAACGGAGCAACTGTAGTCCTGA